From Carya illinoinensis cultivar Pawnee chromosome 5, C.illinoinensisPawnee_v1, whole genome shotgun sequence, one genomic window encodes:
- the LOC122309904 gene encoding probable pectinesterase/pectinesterase inhibitor 61, which translates to MDCKMDYGKLQQPDTLGESSRSHIHVPEDASTLQPSRKKKVILLSLLSVALIVAAAISAVILIGLRGGMSDRPESAIHRKPTQAISRTCSKTRYPDLCVNSLLDFPGSLTASERDLVHISFNMTLQRLSKALYFSSGISYLQMEPRVRSAYEDCLELLDDSVDSLSRSLVSVSGTTSTQDVLTWLSAALTNQDTCEEGFEDLSGSVRDQMAARLKDLSELVSNCLAIFSGANTDDFSGVPIQNRRRLMENDMSVEVENEDGLPRWLNRKERELLDMPISAIQADIVVSHDGTGTYKTIAEAIKKAPEHSSRRTIIYVKAGRYAEENLKVGRKKTNLMFIGDGRGKTIISGSKSVFNKVTTFHTASFAATGAGFIARDMTFENLAGPSKHQAVALRVGADHGVVYRCNIIGYQDTLYVHSNRQFFRECDIFGTVDFIFGNAAVVFQNCSIYARKPMSQQKNTITAQHRKDPNQNTGISIHACRILATSDLESSKGSFPTYLGRPWKMYARVVYMLSYMGDHIHPHGWLEWDGSFALDTLYYGEYMNSGPGAAVGQRVKWPGYRVITSTVEASKFTVAQFIYGSSWLPSTGVAFLAGLSV; encoded by the exons ATGGACTGTAAAATGGACTATGGCAAGCTCCAACAGCCTGACACTCTGGGTGAGTCATCCAGAAGCCACATCCACGTACCGGAAGATGCCAGTACCCTACAGCCCAGCAGAAAGAAGAAAGTGATCCTCCTATCACTGCTCTCAGTCGCTCTAATTGTTGCCGCTGCGATCTCCGCCGTGATTCTGATCGGTCTCCGGGGCGGTATGTCTGACCGACCCGAATCGGCAATCCACCGCAAGCCCACCCAGGCTATCTCCAGGACCTGCAGCAAGACCCGGTATCCGGACCTCTGCGTTAACTCCCTGCTTGATTTCCCGGGCTCGCTCACCGCGTCGGAGCGCGACCTCGTTCACATTTCCTTTAACATGACGCTGCAGCGACTGAGCAAAGCCCTCTACTTCTCCTCCGGGATCTCCTACCTCCAGATGGAGCCACGCGTACGTTCCGCCTACGAAGACTGCCTCGAGCTTCTCGACGACTCTGTGGACTCGCTCTCCCGTTCGCTCGTTTCAGTCTCCGGCACCACCTCCACCCAGGACGTGCTGACGTGGCTGAGCGCGGCGCTGACGAACCAAGACACGTGTGAGGAGGGGTTCGAGGACCTGAGCGGGTCCGTCAGGGACCAGATGGCAGCCAGGTTGAAGGACCTGTCTGAGCTGGTAAGCAACTGCCTGGCGATATTCTCGGGGGCAAACACGGACGACTTTTCTGGAGTCCCGATACAGAACAGGCGCAGGTTAATGGAAAACGATATGTCGGTGGAGGTGGAGAATGAGGATGGTTTGCCGAGATGGTTGAACAGGAAGGAGAGGGAATTGCTGGATATGCCGATATCGGCGATACAAGCCGATATAGTGGTGTCTCATGACGGGACTGGAACGTATAAGACGATTGCAGAGGCGATCAAGAAGGCACCCGAGCATAGTTCTCGACGGACGATTATTTACGTGAAGGCAGGAAG GTATGCTGAGGAAAACTTGAAAGTGGGAAGGAAGAAGACGAACTTGATGTTTATAGGTGACGGGAGGGGTAAGACGATCATCTCGGGTAGCAAAAGTGTTTTCAATAAGGTAACGACATTCCACACCGCATCGTTCG CGGCAACGGGAGCTGGTTTCATTGCACGGGACATGACATTTGAGAACTTGGCAGGGCCAAGCAAGCACCAAGCAGTGGCGCTTCGTGTTGGTGCGGATCATGGCGTGGTCTACCGCTGCAACATCATCGGCTACCAAGATACGCTCTACGTCCACTCCAATCGCCAGTTCTTCCGCGAATGCGACATCTTTGGCACTGTGGACTTCATATTTGGCAATGCTGCCGTTGTGTTCCAAAACTGTAGCATCTATGCTCGCAAGCCAATGTCCCAGCAGAAGAACACCATCACCGCCCAACACCGCAAAGACCCCAATCAAAACACCGGCATTTCCATCCACGCTTGCCGGATCCTCGCCACCTCCGATCTCGAATCATCCAAAGGTAGCTTCCCGACATATCTAGGCCGTCCATGGAAGATGTACGCCAGGGTTGTCTACATGTTATCCTACATGGGTGATCACATTCATCCACATGGGTGGCTGGAATGGGACGGTTCGTTCGCTTTAGATACACTGTACTACGGCGAATACATGAATTCTGGTCCAGGAGCAGCAGTTGGGCAACGCGTCAAATGGCCAGGTTATCGAGTCATTACGTCGACGGTGGAGGCAAGCAAGTTTACCGTTGCACAGTTTATTTATGGCTCGTCGTGGTTGCCTTCTACCGGAGTGGCATTTTTAGCCGGGCTCTCTGTTTAA